The following coding sequences lie in one Pseudoalteromonas sp. Scap06 genomic window:
- a CDS encoding acetoacetate decarboxylase family protein yields MSSLSAPYQHFLSNPIAKPPCRMHNANMYGFFAEIESKKAQKYIDSTLNIGGEGNIYFKILGEFALITFTDIEKIASMTSPFDQHGWMQETDIIIWLPVAKVEDEDITYLYWYPAFICVNNIYALINGRETWGYNKYLCDYTMPSCVSELSNFSISLECFEYFSPESKLQTHELFSITMNSKHKDSDFFSIIDDFGEQVANLFSRKHLGIDFSLLKQLLSGFVNPQMDQILLKQFPDGSGDSAVYQSVMHSPSEIKKIHHFKFLKPEFTLHLNKLDSFPLADMFGLKLGSQALHLPFYVQMDFDQLAATKI; encoded by the coding sequence ATGAGTTCACTATCTGCGCCATATCAACATTTTTTATCTAATCCAATAGCAAAGCCGCCTTGTCGTATGCACAATGCGAATATGTATGGTTTTTTTGCTGAAATAGAATCTAAGAAAGCACAAAAGTACATTGATTCAACGTTAAACATAGGGGGTGAGGGTAATATTTATTTTAAAATACTTGGCGAGTTTGCACTTATTACATTTACAGATATTGAAAAAATAGCCTCAATGACCTCGCCATTCGATCAGCATGGTTGGATGCAAGAAACAGATATTATCATTTGGTTGCCTGTCGCTAAGGTTGAGGATGAAGATATAACCTACTTATATTGGTATCCAGCTTTTATCTGTGTTAACAACATTTATGCACTTATTAATGGTCGCGAAACATGGGGCTATAATAAGTATTTGTGTGACTACACCATGCCCAGCTGTGTATCGGAGCTATCGAATTTTTCAATATCTTTAGAGTGCTTCGAATATTTTTCTCCTGAATCTAAGCTACAAACGCATGAGTTATTTTCAATTACTATGAACTCTAAACACAAAGATAGCGATTTCTTCTCTATTATTGATGACTTTGGCGAGCAAGTAGCAAATTTGTTTTCTCGCAAACATTTAGGTATTGATTTTTCATTATTAAAGCAGCTATTGAGTGGCTTTGTTAATCCACAAATGGATCAAATATTGTTAAAACAATTTCCTGATGGCAGCGGTGATTCAGCGGTATACCAAAGCGTAATGCACTCACCCTCTGAGATTAAAAAAATACACCATTTTAAATTTTTAAAGCCAGAGTTTACTTTACACCTCAATAAATTAGACAGTTTCCCACTTGCCGACATGTTTGGTCTAAAGTTAGGTAGTCAAGCGTTGCATTTACCTTTTTATGTGCAAATGGACTTTGACCAGTTAGCCGCAACTAAAATTTAA
- a CDS encoding transporter substrate-binding domain-containing protein, producing MRFSWIILFVCVFLSTKCDARTIKWITHDFAPYYILSGPDKSQGRDESIISLLEQQLPHINFERIIIPSGKVIQELANLQSNACALSLYKNKYREERVYFTHQSSTAGLSPSIAMHQKLSISLGIESSKSVSLTNLLVNKKLTLGVSMNRSYGSEIDKIINTTPNTNIVIRPTRDTLSTLTYMLNLERIDILLGYPSEHYYLAKTMGFSDNLTQRMLTEAPKISYGYIGCTKNEQGAEDIATLNQQLKLIKQTEDYKQVLTRWLPSHLKSKLEAHLQ from the coding sequence ATGCGGTTTTCGTGGATAATACTGTTCGTCTGTGTATTTTTAAGCACAAAGTGTGATGCCAGAACAATAAAATGGATAACGCATGACTTTGCGCCCTATTATATTTTGAGCGGTCCGGATAAATCTCAGGGCCGTGATGAAAGTATTATTTCGCTATTAGAGCAACAACTTCCGCATATTAACTTTGAACGTATCATTATTCCCTCTGGTAAAGTTATTCAGGAACTCGCTAACCTGCAATCAAATGCATGCGCATTATCACTTTATAAAAACAAATATCGCGAAGAACGTGTTTATTTCACGCATCAAAGCTCTACAGCTGGTCTTTCTCCATCTATTGCCATGCATCAAAAGCTGAGCATTTCGCTAGGTATTGAAAGCAGTAAATCAGTGTCGTTAACTAATTTATTAGTAAATAAAAAGCTCACCTTGGGTGTATCGATGAATCGCTCATACGGCAGTGAAATTGATAAAATAATTAATACCACACCTAATACAAATATTGTCATTAGACCTACTCGCGATACCCTCAGTACATTAACCTATATGCTTAACTTAGAGCGAATTGATATTTTATTAGGCTACCCCAGTGAGCATTATTATTTAGCAAAAACGATGGGGTTTAGTGACAATTTAACGCAGCGCATGCTGACTGAGGCACCAAAAATTAGTTACGGTTACATTGGCTGTACTAAAAACGAGCAAGGCGCAGAAGATATTGCCACACTCAATCAGCAACTCAAACTAATTAAGCAAACTGAAGACTATAAACAAGTATTAACTCGGTGGTTACCAAGTCACTTAAAATCAAAATTAGAAGCGCATTTACAATAA
- a CDS encoding YceI family protein → MKKLLLTSALSAAMFMTATHASAADYVIDTKGAHAFVNFKIKHLGYSWLHGRFNTFDGQFNYDAKNPNASQISVNIDTASLDSNHAERDKHLRGGDFLNVSKYPQASFKSTAIKFDQDGEEATVTGEFTLHGITKAISFEIDKIGEGKDPWGGYRVGFEGETSLKLADYGIDYDLGPASTHVDIGLFIEGIRQ, encoded by the coding sequence ATGAAAAAGTTACTATTAACTTCAGCGTTATCAGCAGCGATGTTTATGACAGCTACCCATGCTAGTGCTGCAGACTATGTTATTGATACCAAAGGAGCACATGCCTTTGTTAATTTTAAAATTAAACATTTAGGTTACAGCTGGTTGCACGGGCGTTTTAACACCTTTGATGGGCAGTTTAACTACGACGCTAAAAATCCAAACGCATCTCAAATTAGTGTAAATATCGACACAGCAAGCCTAGATTCAAACCATGCTGAACGAGATAAACACTTACGCGGTGGTGACTTTTTAAATGTAAGCAAATACCCACAGGCTAGCTTTAAAAGTACAGCAATTAAGTTTGATCAAGACGGTGAAGAAGCCACAGTAACCGGTGAGTTTACCCTTCATGGTATTACTAAAGCAATTAGTTTTGAAATTGATAAGATTGGTGAAGGTAAAGATCCATGGGGTGGTTACCGTGTTGGTTTTGAAGGTGAAACCAGCTTAAAACTAGCCGATTACGGTATTGATTACGATTTAGGCCCAGCGTCAACGCACGTTGATATTGGTTTATTTATTGAAGGTATTCGTCAATAA
- a CDS encoding cytochrome b gives MFKNSKTGYGLMAIFLHWLMALTVFGLFGLGLYMVELTYYDSWYKGSLDLHKSIGLSLAAVFVFRLLWRRFNVKPSPIGTNTQLNQLAQTAHILMYLFLVIIMVSGYLISTADGRPIEVFGLFYVKAIDFTFDSQADIAGQIHYYSACLLIGFVVLHILGVLKHHFIDKDKTLIRMIKLQKEA, from the coding sequence ATGTTTAAAAACTCAAAAACCGGTTATGGCCTGATGGCTATATTTTTACACTGGTTAATGGCGTTGACTGTCTTTGGTTTGTTTGGTTTAGGCTTATACATGGTTGAGTTAACTTACTATGATAGCTGGTATAAAGGCTCATTAGATTTGCATAAAAGCATAGGGCTGAGTTTAGCGGCTGTATTTGTTTTTAGACTGTTATGGCGTCGATTTAATGTAAAACCTAGCCCTATTGGGACTAACACTCAATTAAACCAGCTGGCCCAAACCGCACATATTTTAATGTATCTGTTTTTAGTGATTATTATGGTGTCTGGGTATTTAATTTCTACTGCTGATGGGCGACCAATCGAAGTGTTTGGCTTGTTTTATGTTAAAGCCATCGACTTTACCTTTGATTCTCAGGCAGATATAGCAGGGCAGATCCATTATTACAGCGCATGCTTATTGATCGGGTTTGTGGTGCTGCATATTTTAGGTGTGTTAAAACACCACTTTATAGATAAAGATAAAACATTAATTAGAATGATCAAATTACAAAAGGAAGCTTAA